In Trifolium pratense cultivar HEN17-A07 linkage group LG7, ARS_RC_1.1, whole genome shotgun sequence, a genomic segment contains:
- the LOC123897036 gene encoding vignain-like: MTNKKLLLIFLSIALVLELSESFDFHDKDVSSDESLWDLYEQWRSHHTVSRNLDEKHKRFNVFKTNVMHVHNTNKMDKPYKLKLNKFADMTNHEFRSTYAGSKVNHHRMFRGTPRGNGTFMYENFNNAPPSVDWRKKGAVTAVKDQGQCGSCWAFSTVVAVEGINQIKTNRLVPLSEQELIDCDTKENQGCNGGLMEYAFEYIKQKGGLTTETYYPYEANDGSCDATKENVPAVSIDGHENVPANDEDALLKAVANQPVSVAIDAGGSDFQFYSEGVFTGNCGKELDHGVAIVGYGTTVDGTNYWIVRNSWGAEWGEQGYIRMQRNVSEKEGLCGIAMEASYPIKNSSKNPTGPISSSIKDEL; encoded by the exons atgacTAATAAGAAGCTATTGTTGATTTTTCTATCTATTGCTTTGGTTCTTGAATTATCTGAGAGCTTCGATTTCCATGACAAAGATGTGTCCTCGGACGAAAGCTTGTGGGACTTATACGAGCAATGGAGGAGTCACCACACGGTTTCTCGCAACCTAGACGAGAAACACAAGCGCTTTAACGTGTTCAAAACAAATGTGATGCATGTACACAACACCAACAAAATGGATAAGCCTTATAAGTTGAAACTTAACAAGTTTGCTGATATGACCAACCATGAATTTAGGTCTACTTATGCTGGATCAAAGGTTAATCACCACAGAATGTTCCGAGGCACACCTCGTGGAAATGGTACCTTCATGTATGAGAATTTTAACAACGCTCCTCCTTCAGTCGATTGGAGGAAGAAAGGTGCTGTTACTGCTGTCAAGGATCAAGGCCAATGTG GTAGTTGCTGGGCTTTTTCAACAGTTGTAGCTGTTGAAGGCATAAACCAAATAAAGACAAATAGGCTAGTGCCCTTGTCTGAACAAGAGCTTATAGATTGTGATACTAAAGAAAATCAAGGCTGCAATGGTGGCCTAATGGAATATGCTTTTGAGTACATCAAGCAAAAAGGTGGTTTAACAACAGAAACCTACTACCCTTACGAAGCAAATGATGGATCATGTGATGCAACAAAG GAAAATGTCCCAGCTGTGTCAATTGATGGCCATGAGAATGTTCCGGCTAACGATGAAGATGCACTGCTCAAAGCTGTTGCCAACCAACCTGTATCCGTAGCCATAGATGCCGGGGGATCCGATTTCCAGTTCTACTCTGAG GGAGTATTTACCGGTAATTGTGGCAAAGAGCTAGATCATGGTGTAGCAATAGTAGGATATGGAACAACGGTTGACGGAACAAATTACTGGATTGTGAGAAACTCGTGGGGAGCTGAATGGGGAGAACAAGGTTACATCAGAATGCAAAGGAACGTATCTGAGAAGGAAGGACTATGTGGCATAGCTATGGAGGCTTCCTACCCAATCAAAAACTCTTCCAAAAATCCAACAGGACCTATATCGTCATCTATTAAGGATGAGCTTTGA
- the LOC123897037 gene encoding autophagy-related protein 16-like, whose amino-acid sequence MANHCKSKEKIANEAIKRALRSLRKRHLNEEGAHDAAFASLSRPIVSQGSEWKEKAESLQVELQQCYKAQSRVSEQLVVEITESRTLKALVQEKETAVADLQKELTEARDECMQLKKDLEDKIKSLELILSENAELKTQLEQMTIRAKNAETENKTLVDRMMLEKMKDAEQLNEANQLYDDMIKQLKASGLEKLARQQIDGIVRRSEEGANIFLESNIPSTCKHRLQAHEGGCASILFQCNSNKLITGGQDRTVKVWDTDSGSLISNLYGCLGSVLDLTITNDNRSVIAASSSNNLYVWDVNSGRVHHTLTGHTDKVCAVDVSKVSSRHVISAAYDRTIKVWDLLKGYCINTIIFHSNCNALCFSTDGQTIFSGHVDGNLRLWDIKTGKLLSEVAAHSLAVTSISLSRNGNVVLTSGRDNSHNLFDVRSLEVSGTLKAAGNRVASNWSRSCISPDDKNVAAGSSDGSIYVWSASKGDIVSTLKEHTSSILCCAWSGLGRPLASADKNGVVCIWT is encoded by the exons ATGGCGAATCATTGCAAGTCAAAGGAAAAAATTGCAAATGAAGCTATCAAACGCGCTTTGAGGTCTCTGCGGAAGCGTCATTTGAACGAAGAAGGAGCTCATGATGCAGCTTTTGCTTCTCTTTCTAGACCTATTGTTTCCCAG GGTTCTGAATGGAAAGAGAAAGCAGAGAGTCTGCAAGTGGAACTTCAGCAATGTTACAAAGCTCAATCCCGAGTATCTGAGCAGCTTGTTGTGGAAATAACTGAATCCAGAACTTTGAAAGCTTTGGTTCAAGAGAAAGAAACTGCAGTTGCTGATTTGCAAAAAGAGTTGACTGAAGCGAG GGATGAGTGCATGCAATTGAAAAAGGACTTAGAAGACAAAATTAAATCTCTTGAACTCATTCTGAGTGAGAATGCAGAACTTAAAACACAATTGGAGCAAATGACTATTAGAGCCAAGAATGCTGAAACTGAAAATAAGACATTGGTGGATCGCATGATGTTAGAAAAAATGAAGGATGCGGAACAACTAAATGAG GCAAACCAACTGTATGATGACATGATCAAGCAGCTAAAGGCCAGTGGCTTAGAAAAACTTGCAAGGCAGCAGATAGATGGTATAGTTCGCAGAAGTGAAGAAGGCGCAAACATTTTTTTAGAGTCGAACATCCCATCCACATGCAAACACAGGCTCCAAGCACATGAAGGTGGTTGTGCTTCCATATTGTTCCAGTGCAATTCTAATAAATTGATTACCGGGGGACAAGATCGAACGGTTAAAGTGTGGGATACAGATTCAGGATCCTTAATTTCCAATCTTTATGGTTGCCTCGGCTCTGTATTAGATCTCACAATCACCAATGATAATAGATCTGTCATTGCTGCTAGCAGCTCAAACAACTTGTATGTGTGGGATGTCAACTCAGGTCGAGTCCATCATACCCTTACTGGCCACACAGATAAAGTCTGTGCTGTTGATGTCAGCAAGGTTTCGAGCCGTCATGTCATCAGCGCAGCTTATGATCGCACTATAAAAGTTTGGGACTTGCTTAAAGGTTATTGCATTAACACAATCATTTTCCACAGCAACTGCAATGCTCTTTGCTTCAGCACTGATGGACAGACCATATTTTCTGGACACGTTGACGGAAATCTTCGATTATGGGATATTAAAACCGGAAAACTACTTAGCGAGGTTGCGGCACACTCACTTGCGGTCACATCGATATCACTTTCTCGAAATGGAAATGTTGTGTTAACGAGTGGAAGGGACAATTCGCACAATTTGTTTGACGTGCGATCTCTAGAAGTTAGTGGCACGCTAAAAGCTGCCGGAAATCGAGTGGCCTCTAATTGGAGTCGCTCATGTATTAGTCCGGATGATAAAAATGTTGCTGCCGGATCATCTGATGGATCGATCTATGTTTGGTCAGCATCTAAAGGTGATATAGTCAGCACTCTAAAGGAACATACTTCTTCTATCTTGTGTTGTGCATGGAGTGGGCTTGGAAGACCCTTAGCTTCAGCTGACAAGAATGGAGTTGTTTGTATATGGACCTAA